In Nocardioides nitrophenolicus, the genomic window CGGCCCCCAGGTCGGCAACCTGCTGGTGAAGAACGAGCTGGCGGCGACCGTCGTACCTCCGGTGCCGCTGGACTGGTGCGGCGCCCAGACCCAGGGCACCCTCGGCGACATCCTGATGAACGCCCTCGACGGGGCGCTCGCCGCCCGCGGCCTGACCCGGCCCACGGCCGCGCTGGTCACCCGCACCCGCGTCGACGCCGCCGACCCCGCCTTCGCGGCGCCGAGCAAGCCGGTCGGCCGCTACCTCTCGGCCGACGAGGCGCGCACCATGATCGAGCACGGCGAGACCTGGGAGGACCGCGGCGAGCGCGGCTGGCGGCGCGTCGTCGCCTCGCCCGAGCCGCTCGAGGTGCTCGACGCCCCCGCGGCGGTCGCGCTCGTCGAGGCCGGCTTCGTCGTGATCGCCAACGGCGGCGGCGGCATCCCCACCGTGCGCCACGCCGACGGCAGCCTGAGCGGCGTCGAGGCCGTCATCGACAAGGACCTGGGCGCGGCCCTGCTCGCCCAGGCGATCGAGGTCGACCTCCTCGTCATCGCCACCGACGTCGCGCACGCGGTCCTCGGCTTCGGTACCCCCGACGCCGCCGACATCGGCGAGGTCACCCTCGACCAGATGCGGAAGTACGCAGCCGACGGCCACTTCGCCGGCGGCTCCATGGGACCCAAGGTCGACGCGGTCTGCCGCTTCGTCGCCAACTCCGGCCGCCGCGGCGTCATCACCGACCTCGGCAGCATCCTCGCGGCCGCCGAGGGCCGCGCCGGAACCATCGTCACCCCCAACTGAAGAACTGAAAGGAAGCCCGCACATGCCTTCTGCCATCGAGGTCCGCAAGGTCCCGATCCACTCCGTCGCCGACGCCTCGGAGCTGGCCAAGCTCATCGACGACGGCGTCTTCAAGGCCGACCGCGTCATCGCGATCATCGGCAAGACCGAGGGCAACGGCGGGGTGAACGACTACACCCGGATCATCGCCGACCGTGCCTTCCGTGAGGTGCTCGTCGAGAAGGGCGCGCCCGCCGACCAGGTCAAGCAGGTCCCGATCGTGTGGTCCGGCGGCACCGACGGCGTGATCAGCCCCCACGCCACCATCTTCGCGACCACCGACGTCGCCGAGGACGACCCGAGCCGCGAGGAGCAGCGCCTCACCGTCGGCTTCGCGATGAGCGAGCCGATCCTGCCCGAGGAGATCGGGTACGTCGCGATGATCGAGAAGGTCGCCGCCGGCGTGAAGGTCGCCATGGAGCGCGCCGGCATCACCGACCCGGCCGACGTGCACTACGTGCAGACCAAGACCCCGCTGCTCACCATCCACACCATCCGCGACGCCCACAGCCGCGGCAAGGAGGTCTGGACCGAGCACACCCACGAGTCGATGGACCTGTCCAACGGCGTCACCGGCCTCGGCATCGCCGTCGCCCTCGGCGAGATCGAGATGCCGAGCGACGAGGACGTCATGAAGAACCGCGACCTGTACTCCTCGGTCGCCTCCTGCTCCTCGGGTGTCGAGCTGGACCAGGCCCAGATCGTCGTCGTCGGCAACGCCACGGGCGTCGGCGGTCGCTACCGCATCGGCCACTCGGTGATGAACGACGCCCTCGACCAGGACGGCATCTGGAACGCCATCAAGGACGCCGGCCTCGACCTCCCCGAGCGCCCGCACTCCTCGGACCTCCAGGGCCGCCTGGTCAACGTCTTCCTCAAGTGCGAGGCCTCCCAGAACGGCGAGGTCCGCGGCCGCCGCAACGCCATGCTCGACGACTCCGACGTGCACTGGCACCGCCAGATCAAGTCCTGCGTCGGTGGCGTCACCGCTGCCGTGACCGGCGACCCCGCTGTGTTCGTCTCGGTCTCCGCCGCCCACCAGGGCCCGGAGGGTGGCGGCCCCGTGGCCGCGATCGTCGACCTCGGCTGATACCTGCCGCGCGTTCCACTGTGCTGCGCTCGGCACTCACCTGGTGAGTGCTGAGCGCAGCACAACGCATTTCGGCGCTCACCAACCCACCACCAACCACCCCTCCCTAGCGTGAGCCGGGTCACAGGTCCCGCACGCTCAAGGGAGAGTCATGACCCGGATCAGCCTCACCGTCGACGGCCAGCAGGTGGCCGACGACGTCGAACCGCGGATGCTGCTGGTGCAGTACCTGCGCGAGAAGCTCGGCAAGACCGGCACCGTCATCGGTTGCGACACCAGCAACTGCGGTGCCTGCACGGTCCACCTCGACGGCAGGAGCGTGAAGTCCTGCAACGTGCTGGCCGTCCAGGCCGACGGCGGCACCGTCACCACCATCGAGGGGCTGGCCGGCGAGGACGGCGCCCTGCACCCGGTGCAGGAGGCCTTCCGCGAGTGTCACGGCCTGCAGTGCGGCTTCTGCACGCCCGGCATGATCATGCAGACCGTCGACCTGCTGGCCGAGAACCCGAGCCCGTCGGAGGAGGCGATCCGCCTCGGTCTCGAAGGCAACCTGTGCCGCTGCACCGGGTACCACAACATCGTCCGCGCGGTGCAGCACGCCGCCGGTACGACGACCGGGAGCGAGGCCCAGGCATGACCGCGACCCAGGAGCCCACCCAGGGCGAGATCGGGCGCGACCGTCGGCGCAAGGAGGACCAGCGCCTGATCACCGGCCGCACCCGCTGGACCGACAACATCACGCTGCCGGGCATGCTGCACCTGGCGATGGTGCGCAGCCCGTTCCCGCACGCGCGGATCACGGGCATCGACACCGCCGCGGCCAAGGCCGGCCCCAACGTCGTGGCCGTGTTCACCGGAGCCGATCTCGGCGAGGGCCAGGGCGCGTGCATCAACGCGTGGCCCGTCGTACCCGACCAGGTGACGCCGGCCCACCTGCCGATGCCGACCGACCGGGTCGCCTTCGCGGGCGAGACGGTGGCGGTCGTGGTGGCGCGCAGCGCCGCCGAGGCGCGGGACGCCGCCGAGCTGGTCGAGGTCGACTACGAGGAGCTGCCGGCGGCGCTCGACCTCAAGGAGGCCGCGGAGAACACGGTCCTCGCGCACCCCGACCTCGGCACCAACGTCAGCGCCGTGTGGCGCTTCGACTCGGCCGAGGCCGGCACCGGCGGCGACGTCGAGCAGGCCATCGCCGAGGCGCGCGAGAACGGCATCGTGATCGAGCGGGAGTACCGCCAGCAGCGGCTGATCCCGGCGTTCATGGAGCCCCGGAGCGTGGTCGTGGACCCGACGGGCGAGCAGATCACGGTGTGGTCGGCGACCCAGGTGCCCCACATCCTTCGCTTCGCGATCGCCGCCACGACCGGCGTACCGGAGTCGAAGATCCGGGTGATCGCGCCCGACGTGGGCGGCGGCTTCGGCGGCAAGCTGCAGCAGACCCCGGAGGAGATGATCGCCTTCGCGGTGGCCCGCAAGCTCGGCAAGCCGGTGAAGTTCACCGAGACCCGCAGCGAGTCCCTGCTCACCGCCCACCACGGCCGCGACCAGTGGCAGCGGCTCACCCTCGCCGCCACCAAGGACGGCCACGTCACCGGCCTCAAGGTCGACCTGCTCGCCGACCTCGGTGCGTACGTCGCCATCGTCGGCGGCGGCGTGCCGGTGCTCGGGGCGTTCATGTTCAACGCGATCTACAAGTTCCCGGCGTACCAGTTCCAGACCACGAACGTCCTCACCAACAAGACCTGGACCGACGCCTACCGCGGCGCCGGCCGGCCCGAGGCGACCTTCGCGATCGAGCGGCTGATGGACGAGCTGGCCCACGAGCTCGGCAAGGACCCGCTCGAGGTCCGTGAGCTGAACTGGATCAAGCACGAGGAGTTCCCGTTCACCACGGTGGCCGGCCTCGAGTACGACTCCGGCAACTACGAGGCCGCCACCGCGCGCGCCAAGGAGATGTTCGGCTACGACGAGCTGCGCGCCGAGCAGGCCGAGCGCCGCGCCCGCGGCGACCGCGTCCAGCTCGGTCTCGGCGTGTCGACCTTCACCGAGATGTGCGGCCTCGCGCCGTCCCGGGTCCTCGGCAGCCTCAACTACGGCGCCGGCGGCTGGGAGCACGCCGAGATCCGGATGCTCGCGACCGGCAAGGTCGAGGTGGTGACCGGGGCGTCGGCCCACGGGCAGGGGCACGAGACGGCGTTCAGCCAGATCGTGGCCGACCGGCTCGGCGTGCCCTTCGAGGACGTCGAGGTGCTGCACGGCGACACCCAGATCTCCCACAAGGGCCTGGACACCTACGGGTCCCGCAGCCTGGTCGTCGGCGGAGAGGCCCTGGTGCGGGCCGTCGACAAGGTGATCGAGAAGGCCCGGCCTGTCGCGGCCCACCTGCTCGAGGCCTCCGCCGACGACCTCGAGTTCAGCGACGGCCGGTTCACCGTCAGGGGCACCGACCAGGGCATGGCGATCACCGAGATCGCCACCGCCGTCTTCGCCGCCCACAACCTCCCCGACGGCGTCGAGGCGTCGATCGACTCGGAGGCGACCTACGACCCCGTCAACTTCAACTACCCCCACGGCACCCACCTGTGCGCGGTCGAGATCGACACCGAGACAGGGCAGGTGCGGATGCGCAAGTACGCCTGCTGCGACGACATCGGCAACGTCATCAACCCGCTCATCGTGTCCGGCCAGGTCCACGGTGGGCTGGTCCAGGGCATCGCCCAGGCGCTGTGGGAGGAGGCGGTCTACGACGACAACGGCACCCTGGTGACCGGGTCGTTCGTCGACTACCTGCTGCCCACCGCGGCCGACACGATCAGCTTCGACCTCGACCACACCACCTCGCCGGCGACGACCAACTCGCTCGGCACCAAGGGCGTCGGTGAGGCCGGCACCATCGCCTCCACCCCGGCGGTGGTCAACGCGGTGGTCGACGCGCTGCGTCCCTACGGCGTCCACGACGTCGCGATGCCCTGCACGCCCGAACGGGTCTGGCGGGCGATCAACAGCGGTGGGTCCGGGGGAGAGACGACCCAGGCCGCCGCACCCCACTTCGACGAGTCGGAAGGAGCAGCCCAGTGATCCCCGCAGCCTTCGAGTACGTCGCCCCGGCCTCGGTCGAGGAGGCGCTGGCCGCGCTCGCCGAGCACGGCGACGACGCCAAGATCATCGCCGGTGGTCAGAGCCTCCTTCCGGTGCTCCGGATGCGGCTCAACGCGCCCGAGTGGGTGATCGACCTGGGCCGGATCGCCTCGCTGCGCGGCATCCGCGACGGCGGCGACCACCTCGCGATCGGCGCGATGACCACCCACCACGACGTCGGCCAGGACCCGCTCGTCCACGAGCACGCCCTGCTGGTCAGCAAGGCGATCACCCACCTCGCCGACGCCCAGGTGCGCCACCGCGGCACCTTCGGCGGCGCGCTCGCGCACGCCGACCCGGCCGGCGACCTCGGCGCGCCGGCGCTGGCGCTGGGGTCGACGTTCGTGGTCCAGGGGCCCGGTGGCACCCGGGAGATCCCGGCCGAGGAGTTCTTCGTCGACCTCTTCGAGACCGCGATCTCCGACGACGAGATCCTCACCGAGGTCCGGGTCCCGAAGCACGACGGCTGGGGCGCGGCGTACGAGAAGTTCGTGCGGATCGCCCACCAGTGGCCGATCGTCGCGGTCGCGGCGACCGTCCGGATGGACGGCGACACCATCGCCGAGGCGCGCATCGGCCTGACCAACATGGGCTCCACGCCGGTGCGGGCCCGGGCCGCGGAGGCCGCGCTGGCCGGCGTACCCGCCACGGAGGAGGGGGTGGCCGCCGCGGCCGCGCTCGCCGCCGACGGCACCAACCCGCCGAGCGACCTCAACGGCGACGCCGACTACCGCCGCCACCTCGCCACGGTGCTCACCCGCCGGGCCGTGCTCGCGGCAGCCGGGAGGGGCTGACCTTGGACCTCAGCCACTCCTTCACCGTCCCGACGTCGCCCGACGCGACCTGGGCGCACTTCCAGGACATCGGCGCGCTCGCCGAGTGCTTCCCGGGCGCCCAGGTCACCTCGGTCGGCGCCGCCGACGACGGCGCGCCGACCTTCGAGGGCACCTGCAAGGTCAAGCTCGGCCCGATCGCACTGGTGTACGCCGGGTCCGGCAAGTTCGTCGAGCGCGACGAGGCGGGCAGGCGGTTCGTCGTCGACGCGAAGGGCCGCGACAAGCGCGGCAACGGCACCGCGGGCGCCACCGTCACGGTGACCATGGCGGAGGCCGACGCCGGTGCCACCCGGGTCGACGTCGTCACCGACCTCGCGATCACCGGCAAGCCCGCGCAGTTCGGGCGCGGGGTGATGCAGGACGTGTCCGACAAGCTGCTCGGCCAGTTCGTCGCCTGCCTCGAGCAGCGCCTCGCCGCCGAGGCCGCGCCCGCCTCCACCGAGGAGCCCACCGACGCCGCGGCCGCCGGGACCGATCCCGAGCCGGCGGCCGCGGCACCCACCCCACCGGCTCCCCGGCCCGCGCCGGTCGCCGCGCCGGGCGCCGCGCCGGTCGCCGCCGCGGGAGACGACGCCCTGGACCTCGGCTCGGCGGTGCTGCCGATCCTGGTCAAGACGTACGGCAAGCAG contains:
- a CDS encoding carbamate kinase, producing MRILLALGGNAMTSPDGKARPEDQIAAATEAMEAVADLVAAGVDVVITHGNGPQVGNLLVKNELAATVVPPVPLDWCGAQTQGTLGDILMNALDGALAARGLTRPTAALVTRTRVDAADPAFAAPSKPVGRYLSADEARTMIEHGETWEDRGERGWRRVVASPEPLEVLDAPAAVALVEAGFVVIANGGGGIPTVRHADGSLSGVEAVIDKDLGAALLAQAIEVDLLVIATDVAHAVLGFGTPDAADIGEVTLDQMRKYAADGHFAGGSMGPKVDAVCRFVANSGRRGVITDLGSILAAAEGRAGTIVTPN
- a CDS encoding ring-opening amidohydrolase, producing MPSAIEVRKVPIHSVADASELAKLIDDGVFKADRVIAIIGKTEGNGGVNDYTRIIADRAFREVLVEKGAPADQVKQVPIVWSGGTDGVISPHATIFATTDVAEDDPSREEQRLTVGFAMSEPILPEEIGYVAMIEKVAAGVKVAMERAGITDPADVHYVQTKTPLLTIHTIRDAHSRGKEVWTEHTHESMDLSNGVTGLGIAVALGEIEMPSDEDVMKNRDLYSSVASCSSGVELDQAQIVVVGNATGVGGRYRIGHSVMNDALDQDGIWNAIKDAGLDLPERPHSSDLQGRLVNVFLKCEASQNGEVRGRRNAMLDDSDVHWHRQIKSCVGGVTAAVTGDPAVFVSVSAAHQGPEGGGPVAAIVDLG
- a CDS encoding (2Fe-2S)-binding protein; its protein translation is MTRISLTVDGQQVADDVEPRMLLVQYLREKLGKTGTVIGCDTSNCGACTVHLDGRSVKSCNVLAVQADGGTVTTIEGLAGEDGALHPVQEAFRECHGLQCGFCTPGMIMQTVDLLAENPSPSEEAIRLGLEGNLCRCTGYHNIVRAVQHAAGTTTGSEAQA
- a CDS encoding xanthine dehydrogenase family protein molybdopterin-binding subunit — protein: MTATQEPTQGEIGRDRRRKEDQRLITGRTRWTDNITLPGMLHLAMVRSPFPHARITGIDTAAAKAGPNVVAVFTGADLGEGQGACINAWPVVPDQVTPAHLPMPTDRVAFAGETVAVVVARSAAEARDAAELVEVDYEELPAALDLKEAAENTVLAHPDLGTNVSAVWRFDSAEAGTGGDVEQAIAEARENGIVIEREYRQQRLIPAFMEPRSVVVDPTGEQITVWSATQVPHILRFAIAATTGVPESKIRVIAPDVGGGFGGKLQQTPEEMIAFAVARKLGKPVKFTETRSESLLTAHHGRDQWQRLTLAATKDGHVTGLKVDLLADLGAYVAIVGGGVPVLGAFMFNAIYKFPAYQFQTTNVLTNKTWTDAYRGAGRPEATFAIERLMDELAHELGKDPLEVRELNWIKHEEFPFTTVAGLEYDSGNYEAATARAKEMFGYDELRAEQAERRARGDRVQLGLGVSTFTEMCGLAPSRVLGSLNYGAGGWEHAEIRMLATGKVEVVTGASAHGQGHETAFSQIVADRLGVPFEDVEVLHGDTQISHKGLDTYGSRSLVVGGEALVRAVDKVIEKARPVAAHLLEASADDLEFSDGRFTVRGTDQGMAITEIATAVFAAHNLPDGVEASIDSEATYDPVNFNYPHGTHLCAVEIDTETGQVRMRKYACCDDIGNVINPLIVSGQVHGGLVQGIAQALWEEAVYDDNGTLVTGSFVDYLLPTAADTISFDLDHTTSPATTNSLGTKGVGEAGTIASTPAVVNAVVDALRPYGVHDVAMPCTPERVWRAINSGGSGGETTQAAAPHFDESEGAAQ
- a CDS encoding FAD binding domain-containing protein, with translation MIPAAFEYVAPASVEEALAALAEHGDDAKIIAGGQSLLPVLRMRLNAPEWVIDLGRIASLRGIRDGGDHLAIGAMTTHHDVGQDPLVHEHALLVSKAITHLADAQVRHRGTFGGALAHADPAGDLGAPALALGSTFVVQGPGGTREIPAEEFFVDLFETAISDDEILTEVRVPKHDGWGAAYEKFVRIAHQWPIVAVAATVRMDGDTIAEARIGLTNMGSTPVRARAAEAALAGVPATEEGVAAAAALAADGTNPPSDLNGDADYRRHLATVLTRRAVLAAAGRG
- a CDS encoding SRPBCC family protein; protein product: MDLSHSFTVPTSPDATWAHFQDIGALAECFPGAQVTSVGAADDGAPTFEGTCKVKLGPIALVYAGSGKFVERDEAGRRFVVDAKGRDKRGNGTAGATVTVTMAEADAGATRVDVVTDLAITGKPAQFGRGVMQDVSDKLLGQFVACLEQRLAAEAAPASTEEPTDAAAAGTDPEPAAAAPTPPAPRPAPVAAPGAAPVAAAGDDALDLGSAVLPILVKTYGKQIGAAVAVLLGIVLLRRLRRR